From the Ostrinia nubilalis chromosome 16, ilOstNubi1.1, whole genome shotgun sequence genome, one window contains:
- the LOC135079395 gene encoding UPF0729 protein AAEL015238, with protein MVCVPCFIIPVLLFLWHKFIQPYVLRFWNPWAVKDADGNVKTEFPFKCEGGVCAFSRGSGKKEKLEENKPDDVSADPCNDTAPTSDARLKAD; from the coding sequence ATGGTGTGTGTTCCTTGTTTCATCATTCCCGTGTTGTTATTTCTATGGCATAAGTTTATTCAGCCTTATGTGCTGCGCTTCTGGAATCCATGGGCCGTTAAAGATGCTGACGGAAACGTGAAAACTGAGTTCCCGTTTAAATGTGAAGGAGGAGTTTGCGCCTTTAGCAGAGGGTCTGGGAAGAAAGAAAAGCTAGAAGAAAATAAACCAGATGACGTATCAGCTGATCCTTGCAATGACACTGCTCCTACTTCTGACGCGAGGCTCAAAGCAGATTAA
- the LOC135079411 gene encoding uncharacterized protein LOC135079411, producing the protein MERDGQRTQVANTSARARGAGRSAPNVTAHAPLCLFPTRARRPIQPLSDKQTSPLPSCQTCRKSDFPLGHRIPPSCICAYDLRSTNVSLRRRRNGGFITFWKMTEGLLAQHDKPMCVRIWLEVGHACEPRRSALGRALALDWRLWVRGASGRDISAFVHKVVFHLHPSSAFVYPKRVLQEPPYEIQESGTVSIDIPIHVYLKYSSEPKKIRLRYSLEIENHTTSSTETRHVYYDVESPPEPLCRALMRGGGQLVARAGRRAGRLLVLADADRAKPEKTKKYKFVEPVPCKHPPKRVKPSVLEEICPKCGESTHADFRKQLRSVGVTEDEVGRVSQLYLAYSSYEKAADALPLPPLADPLYRPPELSPALREALKTVQIDFMIQ; encoded by the exons ATGGAACGTGATGGTCAGCGCACGCAAGTCGCGAACACGTCTGCGCGGGCGCGGGGCGCGGGCCGCAGCGCGCCAAACGTCACTGCGCACGCGCCTCTCTGCCTCTTTCCCACCCGCGCGCGCCGGCCCATTCAGCCACTCAGTGATAAACAAACCTCGCCGCTGCCCTCTTGTCAGACATGCCGCAAGTCTGACTTCCCGCTCGGCCACCGAATCCCGCCTTCATGCATCTGTGCCTACGATCTACGCAGCACAA ATGTCAGCCTTCGCCGCAGGAGGAACGGCGGTTTTATCACATTTTGGAAAATGACTGAAGGTCTTCTAGCTCAACATGATAAGCCG ATGTGTGTGCGCATATGGCTAGAGGTGGGGCACGCGTGCGAACCGCGCCGCTCCGCGCTGGGCCGCGCGCTCGCGCTCGACTGGCGGCTGTGGGTGCGCGGCGCTAGCGGCCGCGACATCAGCGCCTTCGTGCACAAGGTCGTCTTCCACCTGCACCCTTCCAGCGCCTTCGTCTACCCCAAGAGAG TGCTCCAGGAGCCGCCGTACGAGATCCAAGAGTCCGGGACCGTCTCGATTGATATACCGATTCACGTGTACCTGAAATACAGCAGCGAGCCAAAGAAAATCCGTCTGAGGTACAGTTTGGAGATAGAGAACCACACTACGAGCAGCACGGAGACGCGGCACGTGTACTACGACGTGGAGAGCCCGCCCGAGCCGCTGTGCCGCGCGCTCATGCGGGGCGGCGGCCAGCTGGTGGCGCGCGCCGGCCGCCGTGCCGGCCGCCTGCTCGTGCTCGCCGACGCAGACCGTGCCAAGCCCGAAAAGACCAAAAAGTACAAATTCGTCGAGCCCGTCCCCTGCAAGCACCCGCCCAAGAGAGTGAAGCCGAGCGTGCTGGAGGAGATTTGCCCGAAATGCGGCGAGTCGACGCACGCCGACTTCAGGAAGCAGCTGCGGTCGGTGGGCGTGACGGAGGACGAGGTGGGCCGCGTGTCGCAGCTGTACCTGGCCTACAGCAGCTACGAGAAGGCGGCGGACGCGCTGCCGCTGCCGCCGCTGGCCGACCCGCTGTACCGGCCGCCCGAGCTGTCCCCGGCGCTGCGGGAGGCGCTTAAAACGGTCCAAATAGATTTCATGATACAGTGA